In the Theobroma cacao cultivar B97-61/B2 chromosome 1, Criollo_cocoa_genome_V2, whole genome shotgun sequence genome, one interval contains:
- the LOC18611626 gene encoding heavy metal-associated isoprenylated plant protein 20: MGVAGTLEYLSDLISSSGHKYKKKKQLQTVELKVRMDCDGCELKVKKALASLSGVKSVNINRKQQKVTVTGYVETNKVLKKAKSTGKRAEIWPYVPYSLVAQPYAAPAYDKKAPPGYVRNVENNVTTAAVTRYEDPYISLFSDDNPNACSVM; this comes from the exons ATGGGAGTTGCAGGCACTTTGGAGTATTTGTCTGATTTAATAAGCAGTTCTGGCCATAaatacaagaagaaaaagcagTTGCAGACTGTGGAGCTCAAGGTAAGGATGGATTGCGATGGCTGTGAACTCAAGGTCAAGAAAGCCCTCGCTTCATTGAGTG GAGTGAAATCCGTGAACATAAACAGGAAACAGCAGAAGGTGACTGTAACAGGATATGTCGAAACAAACAAAGTGTTGAAGAAAGCCAAGTCAACAGGGAAAAGGGCTGAGATATGGCCTTATGTTCCTTACAGCCTGGTGGCCCAGCCTTATGCTGCTCCTGCTTATGACAAGAAGGCACCTCCTGGTTACGTCAGGAATGTAGAGAACAATGTCACTACTGCCGCTGTCACCAGATATGAAGATCCTTACATCTCTTTGTTCAGTGATGATAATCCAAATGCCTGTTCTGTCATGTAG